A genome region from Sphingobacteriaceae bacterium GW460-11-11-14-LB5 includes the following:
- a CDS encoding glutathione peroxidase has protein sequence MISTILILLNLLVSPPKNVYDFSFKTIDGKEIKLSQFKGKKILIVNTASKCGFTPQYEDLEKLQKQYGKKVVLIGFPAGNFGGQEFSTNAEIKEFCTGKYNVSFLLAEKSSVKGDDISPLFKYLTSQTNTEEQGDIKWNFEKFLINEKGELVHRFRSKTKPTDEAIVKNL, from the coding sequence ATGATCAGCACAATTTTAATTCTATTAAACTTATTGGTGTCGCCACCAAAAAATGTTTACGATTTCAGCTTTAAAACCATTGATGGTAAAGAAATTAAGCTATCGCAATTTAAAGGCAAAAAAATCTTAATTGTTAACACGGCTTCTAAATGTGGTTTCACTCCACAGTATGAGGATTTAGAAAAACTTCAAAAGCAATACGGTAAAAAAGTAGTACTAATTGGCTTCCCTGCCGGTAATTTTGGTGGACAGGAGTTTTCTACCAACGCAGAAATTAAAGAATTTTGTACCGGAAAGTATAACGTTTCCTTTTTGCTTGCAGAGAAAAGCAGTGTTAAGGGTGATGATATCAGTCCTTTATTCAAGTATTTAACTTCTCAGACCAATACCGAAGAGCAGGGTGATATTAAATGGAACTTTGAGAAATTTTTGATCAACGAAAAAGGAGAATTGGTACACCGTTTCCGTTCAAAAACAAAACCAACAGACGAAGCGATTGTAAAGAACTTATAA
- a CDS encoding aquaporin Z, with protein METSKLSKFSAEFLGTLVLVLMGCGSAVIAGANGTTGVGLLGISFAFGLSVTAMAYAIGHISGCHINPAISIGMVIAGRMKIGEAAYYIVAQILGGIVGAFILLQIASGKPEYSLTANGLGQNGFAALSPQHYSLQAGFIAEIVLTFIFLLVIFGSTSTKNINGGFAGLAIGLSLTLIHIVGIPVTGVSVNPARSIGPALLVGGQALSQVWLFIVAPVIGAALSALIWKTVLEKS; from the coding sequence ATGGAGACAAGTAAACTTTCTAAATTCAGTGCCGAGTTCCTGGGCACGCTCGTGTTGGTTTTGATGGGTTGTGGTAGTGCAGTTATAGCAGGAGCAAACGGAACCACAGGCGTAGGCTTATTGGGCATATCTTTTGCCTTTGGCTTATCCGTTACCGCAATGGCTTATGCCATAGGCCACATTTCAGGCTGTCACATTAATCCGGCCATTTCAATCGGAATGGTAATAGCAGGCCGCATGAAAATTGGAGAAGCAGCCTATTATATTGTGGCGCAGATACTGGGCGGTATTGTAGGAGCATTTATTTTGCTGCAAATTGCCTCAGGAAAACCAGAATATTCTTTAACAGCAAATGGATTAGGGCAAAATGGTTTTGCCGCACTATCTCCACAACATTATAGCCTACAGGCTGGTTTCATTGCTGAAATTGTACTCACCTTTATTTTCTTATTGGTTATTTTCGGCTCCACATCTACTAAAAACATCAACGGAGGCTTTGCGGGATTGGCAATTGGCTTAAGTTTAACACTCATTCATATTGTTGGGATCCCGGTAACAGGAGTATCGGTAAATCCTGCCAGAAGTATCGGCCCTGCCCTATTGGTTGGCGGACAGGCATTAAGCCAGGTTTGGCTCTTTATTGTAGCACCGGTTATTGGTGCAGCACTTAGTGCTTTAATTTGGAAAACGGTACTGGAGAAAAGCTAG
- a CDS encoding MBL fold metallo-hydrolase, which produces MALYFTSINSGSNGNCYYVGNDNEAVLVDVGLTCKEVETRMNRLGLPISKVKAIFISHEHSDHIKGLSVFAKKHKLPVYISTATLKSSRLLLDANNTFSLNHLQHIQIGGLKISAFSKFHDAADPYSFTVECNNVRVGVFTDIGSVCDRLISHFKNCHAAFLEANYDTQMLENGRYPYFLKRRIMSGHGHLSNAQALELFTNHKAPYMSHLLLSHLSKDNNDPQLVENLFKNVAGNTFVKVASRYEETELFYISNTQNIPEAYSFDPNLYQPEQLNLF; this is translated from the coding sequence ATGGCACTATATTTTACATCAATTAATTCGGGCAGTAATGGCAATTGTTACTATGTAGGTAATGATAATGAAGCTGTTTTGGTTGATGTTGGCCTAACCTGCAAAGAAGTTGAAACCCGGATGAACCGTTTGGGTTTACCGATCAGTAAAGTAAAAGCCATTTTTATCTCACACGAACATAGTGACCACATTAAGGGACTTTCCGTTTTTGCTAAAAAACATAAACTCCCGGTTTACATTAGTACTGCGACCTTAAAAAGCAGCCGGTTATTATTGGATGCAAACAATACCTTTTCATTAAATCATTTACAGCACATTCAGATTGGCGGTTTAAAGATTTCTGCCTTTTCTAAATTCCACGATGCAGCAGATCCTTACAGCTTTACCGTTGAATGCAATAACGTAAGAGTTGGTGTTTTTACTGATATAGGCTCTGTATGCGACCGTTTAATCTCACATTTCAAAAACTGCCATGCTGCTTTCTTAGAAGCAAACTACGATACGCAGATGCTGGAAAATGGCAGATACCCCTATTTTTTGAAAAGAAGAATTATGAGTGGGCATGGTCACTTGAGTAATGCACAGGCTTTAGAGCTTTTCACCAACCATAAAGCCCCATACATGAGTCATTTATTATTGAGCCACTTATCAAAGGATAACAACGACCCACAGTTGGTTGAAAATCTTTTTAAAAATGTTGCCGGCAATACCTTTGTTAAAGTTGCTTCGAGATATGAAGAAACTGAGCTTTTTTACATATCTAATACTCAAAATATACCTGAAGCTTACAGTTTCGACCCTAACTTATACCAACCGGAACAACTTAACCTGTTTTAG
- a CDS encoding MarR family transcriptional regulator has product MPTQTQEIAAKLRSTVTRLTRQLRKQNVSSDFSNAELLTMSLLEQHGKMLSTELADMERVSKQAISQIINRLFDAKCVERFPSEADKRKVFIGLTKLGEKHIIASRKIKEEWLVQTMEKIFSSEEINLIQAFLPLLSRLVEYNGTRV; this is encoded by the coding sequence ATGCCTACTCAAACACAAGAGATTGCCGCAAAGCTCAGAAGCACCGTTACTCGCTTAACCCGACAGTTACGCAAGCAGAATGTAAGTTCAGACTTTAGCAACGCTGAACTATTAACCATGTCGCTGCTCGAACAACACGGCAAAATGTTATCTACCGAGCTGGCAGATATGGAAAGGGTATCAAAACAAGCTATTTCGCAAATCATTAACCGCCTGTTCGATGCCAAATGTGTAGAGCGCTTTCCAAGCGAAGCGGATAAACGAAAGGTTTTTATCGGCTTAACCAAACTGGGCGAAAAACACATTATTGCCAGCAGAAAAATAAAAGAAGAATGGCTGGTACAAACCATGGAAAAAATCTTTTCTTCGGAAGAAATCAACCTGATTCAGGCCTTCCTGCCCCTTCTTTCACGCCTGGTAGAATACAATGGAACAAGAGTATAG
- a CDS encoding MFS transporter: MSIFRSLRHYNYRLFFTGQAISLIGTWMQRVAISWLVYRLTGSAFLLGLITFLSLIPSLVLAPYAGSYVDRHNKYKILVITQVILMLQAGALALMIWFKVYDMVWIAALSLVQGLVNAFDVTARQSLMVNLIDDKEDLPNAIALNSSMFNAARLIGPALAGVILSTLGEDICFLINFVSFIAVLGCMVMMKLKLTAHQKSKENIWIDLKKGYDYLKSSPDLASMVLMMAASSLLVIPFTTLLPVFAKDIFNGNATTFGWFESAAGFGAFFGAIYMATLKVNQNLQKIVMMSGILLAISVVALAISPSLILALICTGLAALGLMAQTSSINTYLQTHADDVMRGRTLSYYIMAYQGVLPIGSLLMGYLAHLFGTQVVVAFEGIAGLLIVAAFVYNENHRNQLKNKFSLFGS, from the coding sequence ATGAGTATTTTTCGTTCATTAAGGCATTACAATTACAGGTTATTTTTTACAGGTCAGGCTATTTCATTAATTGGTACATGGATGCAGCGTGTAGCCATTAGCTGGCTGGTTTACCGTTTAACCGGATCAGCTTTTTTGTTGGGATTGATTACTTTTTTAAGTTTAATTCCTTCGCTGGTGCTGGCGCCATATGCCGGGAGTTATGTAGACAGGCATAATAAATATAAAATATTGGTGATCACTCAGGTAATCCTGATGTTGCAGGCCGGTGCCCTGGCTTTGATGATCTGGTTTAAGGTGTACGATATGGTCTGGATTGCAGCCCTTTCGCTGGTTCAGGGTTTGGTAAATGCTTTTGATGTTACTGCCCGCCAATCGTTAATGGTAAATTTAATTGATGATAAAGAAGATTTACCAAATGCCATTGCACTCAACTCTTCCATGTTTAATGCGGCCAGGCTAATCGGGCCGGCCTTGGCAGGGGTAATTTTGAGTACCCTGGGTGAAGATATCTGTTTCCTGATCAATTTTGTAAGCTTTATTGCGGTATTGGGTTGTATGGTCATGATGAAACTTAAACTCACTGCACATCAAAAATCGAAGGAAAATATCTGGATCGACCTGAAAAAAGGTTATGATTATCTTAAATCATCTCCAGATTTGGCATCGATGGTACTAATGATGGCTGCATCGAGTTTATTGGTAATTCCTTTTACTACTTTATTACCTGTATTTGCCAAAGATATTTTTAATGGAAATGCCACCACATTTGGCTGGTTTGAAAGTGCCGCAGGATTTGGGGCCTTCTTTGGTGCCATTTATATGGCTACTTTAAAGGTGAACCAGAATCTGCAAAAGATTGTGATGATGTCGGGTATTTTGCTGGCCATTTCGGTTGTCGCGCTGGCTATATCACCATCACTTATCCTGGCTTTAATTTGTACTGGTTTAGCTGCTCTGGGTTTAATGGCGCAAACCTCGTCAATCAATACTTATTTGCAAACGCATGCCGATGATGTAATGAGGGGCAGAACCTTAAGTTACTATATCATGGCCTACCAGGGTGTATTGCCAATAGGGAGTTTATTAATGGGTTATTTGGCACATCTTTTTGGGACGCAGGTAGTCGTTGCTTTTGAAGGTATAGCTGGTTTGTTGATTGTTGCGGCCTTCGTATACAACGAAAATCATCGTAATCAATTGAAGAATAAGTTTTCTCTTTTTGGAAGTTAG
- a CDS encoding beta-glucuronidase, with protein sequence MLKTTYSVFLICFSLLSSISYGQVTAIQNIQARKIQSLNGKWNYIVDPYENGYYDYRHEPFDQSKTGTGGYFDDKVQKDKSELIEYDFDHSPQMNVPGDWNSQSEKLELYEGNVWLRKKFDAKPEKGKKYFVYFGAVNYEAHVYLNGKKLGVHKGGFTPFQFDVTSNLKVGENSIVLKVDNIRKQDEIPTVNTDWWNYGGITRDVFLAEFPEHFISDYKLQLVKGNNNLLNFSVKLADATAGQEITLSIPELKLEKKYKTDGEGKIADEFTWNNLSLWSPETPKLYAVNIKTDKENINDKIGFRTIQVEGDSILLNGKSVFLRGISLHDENPLLAGRLRSEGDMRMMLQWAKDMNCNYVRLAHYPHNEEMIRLADEMGLLVWAEVPVYWTISWTNPATYANAKKQLTDLIVRDKNRASVIVWSIGNETPLSDARLSFMSNLAETARSLDDTRLVAAALEVHREGNNIILNDPLGEKIDLVSFNEYAGWYWGGNPSEITKYNFDIKYKKPVVITEFGGDALGGFHADENTRWSEEYQEALYKNQIAMLSKIGALRGMTPWILTDFRSPRRQHPIYQNFWNRKGLISETGKKKKAFFVLKDFYDQMQVKYK encoded by the coding sequence ATGCTAAAAACAACCTATAGCGTATTTTTAATCTGCTTTTCGCTTCTTTCATCAATCAGTTACGGTCAGGTTACCGCTATACAGAACATTCAGGCCCGGAAAATCCAGAGCCTTAATGGTAAATGGAATTATATTGTCGATCCTTACGAAAACGGTTATTACGATTACCGCCATGAACCATTCGATCAGTCGAAAACCGGAACCGGAGGTTATTTTGACGATAAAGTGCAGAAAGATAAGTCGGAACTGATCGAATATGATTTCGATCATTCGCCTCAAATGAATGTTCCAGGCGACTGGAACTCTCAATCAGAAAAATTAGAACTTTACGAAGGCAATGTTTGGCTGCGCAAAAAGTTTGATGCAAAACCCGAAAAAGGAAAAAAGTACTTCGTATACTTCGGTGCAGTAAACTATGAGGCCCATGTTTACCTCAACGGTAAAAAACTGGGTGTACACAAAGGCGGTTTTACGCCTTTCCAGTTCGATGTAACCAGCAATTTAAAAGTTGGCGAAAACTCCATTGTGCTTAAAGTTGATAATATCCGTAAACAGGATGAAATTCCTACCGTAAATACCGATTGGTGGAATTATGGCGGGATTACCCGTGATGTTTTTTTAGCCGAATTTCCTGAACATTTTATCAGCGATTATAAACTTCAGCTCGTTAAAGGAAATAATAACCTGTTAAATTTTTCGGTAAAACTTGCTGATGCAACTGCCGGACAGGAAATTACACTTTCTATTCCTGAACTAAAGCTGGAAAAGAAGTATAAAACAGATGGTGAAGGTAAAATTGCAGATGAATTTACCTGGAACAATTTAAGTTTATGGTCGCCGGAAACGCCAAAATTATATGCCGTAAACATTAAAACCGATAAAGAAAATATTAACGATAAAATCGGTTTCAGGACCATCCAGGTTGAAGGTGATAGCATTCTGTTGAACGGTAAATCTGTTTTTTTAAGGGGAATATCGCTACATGATGAAAACCCGCTTTTAGCTGGTCGTTTACGCTCGGAAGGCGATATGCGCATGATGTTGCAATGGGCAAAAGATATGAACTGTAACTACGTTCGCCTGGCGCATTACCCCCATAATGAAGAAATGATTCGCCTTGCTGACGAAATGGGACTATTGGTTTGGGCTGAAGTTCCGGTTTATTGGACCATTAGCTGGACCAACCCGGCAACTTATGCCAATGCAAAAAAACAATTGACTGATTTAATCGTACGCGATAAAAACAGGGCAAGTGTGATCGTTTGGTCAATTGGTAATGAAACCCCGCTTAGTGATGCCCGTTTAAGTTTTATGAGTAATCTGGCAGAAACTGCCCGCTCTTTAGATGATACCCGTTTGGTGGCTGCGGCCCTGGAGGTACACCGTGAAGGAAATAACATCATTTTAAACGATCCCCTGGGCGAAAAAATCGACCTGGTAAGTTTTAATGAGTACGCTGGCTGGTACTGGGGAGGTAATCCATCCGAAATTACCAAATACAATTTTGATATCAAATACAAAAAACCGGTGGTGATTACGGAGTTTGGTGGCGATGCGCTGGGCGGTTTCCATGCGGATGAAAATACCCGTTGGAGCGAAGAATACCAGGAAGCATTGTACAAAAACCAGATCGCCATGTTAAGCAAAATTGGTGCTTTACGCGGAATGACACCGTGGATTTTAACTGATTTCAGATCGCCAAGAAGACAACATCCTATTTATCAGAATTTCTGGAACCGTAAAGGTCTGATCAGCGAAACAGGCAAGAAAAAGAAAGCCTTCTTTGTGCTGAAAGATTTTTACGACCAGATGCAGGTCAAATACAAATAA
- a CDS encoding endo-1,4-beta-xylanase, translating to MNRLQKISFASKIMLSMSLLTLSCAKYKSTSIDPGTLIQPHQTEEISLQKNMPFPMGAAVNVSLLKSNTNYRNLVIKEFNSVTAENAMKFASLHPSKDTYNWSDADYLIDFAVANGKRVHGHTLNWYKSLPDWVNNFQGTTAEWENLLKTHIQTVVGHFKGKVVSWDVVNEAVNEDGTMRNSIWVQKLGVDYIGRAFQYAHEADPNALLFYNDYGHEFGPTKRTAILNLVIGLKNKGIPIDGVGIQMHTRVTQTDANLTAAITTAAATGLKIHISEIDIALNPDNVQSMTYSTTLGEQQAAKYKTIVQAYNAIPKSQQFGITQWNVTDADSWIPSNYSRPDWPLPFDAQYQRKAAYQGILDGVK from the coding sequence ATGAACAGATTACAGAAAATTAGTTTCGCTTCGAAAATCATGCTTTCGATGTCGCTGTTAACCCTCTCTTGTGCCAAATACAAGAGCACCAGCATTGATCCAGGGACTTTAATACAGCCACATCAAACAGAAGAAATCAGCTTACAAAAAAATATGCCTTTCCCAATGGGGGCCGCTGTTAATGTAAGTCTTTTAAAAAGCAATACTAACTACCGTAATCTGGTCATTAAAGAATTTAATAGTGTTACGGCAGAAAACGCCATGAAATTTGCATCCCTACATCCCTCAAAAGATACCTACAACTGGAGCGATGCAGATTATCTGATCGATTTTGCCGTAGCCAATGGAAAAAGGGTACATGGCCATACCTTAAACTGGTACAAATCACTTCCAGATTGGGTGAATAACTTTCAGGGCACTACCGCCGAGTGGGAAAACCTGTTAAAGACACATATCCAGACTGTTGTGGGCCACTTTAAGGGAAAAGTAGTTTCATGGGATGTGGTAAACGAAGCCGTTAATGAAGACGGTACCATGCGCAACAGCATCTGGGTACAGAAATTAGGGGTCGATTATATTGGCAGGGCATTTCAATATGCACATGAAGCCGATCCAAACGCTTTACTTTTTTACAATGATTATGGTCATGAATTTGGCCCTACAAAACGTACAGCAATATTAAACCTCGTTATAGGCTTAAAAAACAAGGGAATTCCGATTGATGGAGTTGGCATCCAGATGCATACCCGCGTTACGCAGACTGATGCAAATTTAACAGCCGCCATTACCACTGCGGCAGCAACAGGTCTAAAAATCCATATTTCTGAAATAGATATAGCCCTTAATCCCGATAATGTGCAGTCGATGACATACAGCACGACTTTGGGCGAGCAACAGGCAGCAAAATATAAAACCATTGTGCAGGCGTATAATGCCATTCCGAAAAGCCAGCAATTCGGGATCACGCAGTGGAACGTTACCGATGCCGATAGTTGGATACCATCCAATTATAGCCGCCCCGACTGGCCTTTGCCTTTCGATGCACAATATCAGCGAAAAGCAGCTTATCAGGGAATTTTAGACGGAGTTAAATAG
- a CDS encoding glycosyl hydrolase: MRKYLPLALILGVSLSAVAQDKKIEKRIDSVLKLMTLDEKIGQLNQYTGDRDATGPITNNPNKLKDIRDGKLGSMLNVRGAKETREVQEVAMQSRMKIPLIFGLDVIHGYRVTFPIPLAEAASWDLAEMENAARVAARETAASGVHWTFAPMVDIARDPRWGRVMEGAGEDTYLGSKIAFARVKGFQGKGLGNLDAIMACAKHFAAYGAAIAGRDYNAVDMSEHTLWETYLPPFKAAVDAGAATFMNSFNTLNGIPATGNAYLQRDILKGQWKYQGFVVSDWGSIGEMIAHGYAKDKEQAAELALKAGSDMDMESRSYLPSLAKLLADKKVPVALIDDAVRRILRKKFELGLFDDPYRFSNESRQEKELNSAENRKASLKMAEKSIVLLKNENQVLPLSKHLKKIAVIGPLGKSEKDMQGFWSIAWEKDNLVSLYQGLKNKVGNQTELLYAKGCEVADSSKAGFAEAVAVAKQADVVIMAVGETLDMSGEAKSKANIHMPGVQEDLIKAIQATGKPVVVLIMAGRPLIFNWTADHVPAIMNTWWLGSEAGNAMANVLYGDYNPAGKLPMTFPRDEGQIPLYYNYLSTGRPAKNDKDTRYRSAYLDMPNSPKFAFGYGLSYTTFDYTDLTLSKTQIKQDEKITVSFTLKNTGKYAGEEVVQLYLQDKFASVVRPVKELKDFQKVMLTAGERKTITFTIDKEKLSFYNQQLKWAAEAGDFKLMIGTASNNIKLEKDFTLLN, translated from the coding sequence ATGAGAAAATATTTACCATTAGCCTTAATCTTAGGGGTATCCCTTTCCGCAGTTGCGCAGGATAAAAAGATCGAAAAGAGAATTGATTCAGTTTTAAAACTGATGACGCTGGATGAGAAAATCGGCCAGTTAAATCAATATACTGGCGATCGGGATGCAACAGGACCGATTACGAATAATCCAAATAAGTTAAAAGATATCCGCGACGGCAAATTAGGTTCCATGCTCAATGTGCGTGGTGCCAAAGAAACCCGCGAAGTACAGGAAGTGGCCATGCAATCGAGAATGAAAATTCCCTTGATTTTCGGTTTGGATGTCATTCATGGGTATCGGGTTACCTTTCCCATTCCACTGGCCGAGGCCGCAAGCTGGGATTTGGCAGAAATGGAAAATGCCGCAAGGGTGGCTGCACGGGAAACGGCAGCCTCTGGCGTACACTGGACATTCGCACCCATGGTTGATATTGCCCGCGATCCACGTTGGGGAAGGGTAATGGAAGGGGCAGGAGAAGATACTTATTTGGGGTCTAAAATTGCCTTTGCCCGTGTAAAAGGTTTTCAGGGCAAAGGTTTAGGTAACCTCGACGCGATTATGGCCTGTGCAAAACACTTTGCTGCTTATGGTGCGGCCATTGCCGGTAGAGATTACAATGCGGTTGATATGAGCGAACATACTTTATGGGAAACCTATTTGCCGCCATTTAAAGCTGCGGTTGATGCTGGTGCTGCTACTTTTATGAACTCTTTTAATACCCTGAACGGCATTCCAGCTACAGGAAACGCTTACTTGCAACGTGATATTTTAAAAGGACAATGGAAATACCAGGGTTTTGTGGTAAGCGACTGGGGATCAATTGGAGAGATGATTGCCCATGGTTATGCTAAAGATAAAGAACAAGCCGCAGAACTGGCCCTAAAAGCGGGTAGCGATATGGATATGGAAAGCAGAAGTTATCTGCCAAGTCTGGCCAAACTGCTTGCCGATAAAAAAGTGCCTGTTGCTTTGATTGATGATGCCGTAAGAAGGATTTTACGCAAGAAATTCGAATTGGGTCTGTTTGATGATCCATACCGCTTTAGCAACGAAAGCCGTCAGGAAAAAGAGCTGAATTCTGCTGAAAACAGAAAAGCTTCCTTAAAAATGGCCGAGAAAAGTATCGTGCTCTTGAAAAATGAAAACCAGGTTTTACCCTTATCTAAGCATTTAAAAAAGATTGCTGTGATTGGTCCTTTGGGTAAATCTGAAAAAGATATGCAAGGATTCTGGTCTATTGCCTGGGAGAAAGATAACCTGGTTTCCTTATACCAGGGATTAAAAAATAAGGTCGGCAATCAAACCGAATTATTATATGCCAAAGGCTGTGAGGTAGCTGATTCTTCAAAAGCTGGCTTTGCCGAAGCTGTAGCAGTGGCTAAACAAGCTGATGTGGTGATTATGGCCGTTGGCGAAACTTTAGATATGAGCGGTGAGGCAAAAAGTAAAGCCAATATCCATATGCCTGGTGTGCAGGAAGATTTAATTAAAGCGATCCAGGCTACAGGCAAACCTGTGGTGGTTTTGATCATGGCTGGTCGACCGTTAATATTCAACTGGACAGCCGATCACGTTCCGGCTATTATGAACACCTGGTGGTTAGGTAGCGAAGCAGGTAATGCCATGGCCAATGTGCTTTATGGCGATTACAACCCGGCGGGCAAATTGCCGATGACTTTCCCACGCGATGAAGGACAGATCCCTTTGTATTATAACTACCTGAGCACGGGTCGTCCGGCTAAAAATGATAAGGATACCCGTTACCGTTCTGCGTATTTAGACATGCCCAACAGCCCGAAATTTGCTTTTGGATACGGTTTGAGTTATACCACTTTCGATTATACCGATTTAACACTGAGCAAAACACAAATCAAACAGGACGAAAAAATTACGGTAAGTTTTACTTTAAAAAATACTGGTAAATATGCCGGAGAGGAGGTCGTTCAACTTTATCTGCAGGATAAATTTGCTTCCGTAGTACGTCCGGTTAAAGAATTGAAAGATTTTCAGAAAGTAATGTTAACAGCAGGAGAGCGCAAAACCATCACTTTCACTATCGATAAAGAGAAACTTTCTTTTTATAACCAACAACTAAAATGGGCTGCCGAAGCCGGCGATTTTAAATTAATGATCGGAACCGCTTCGAATAATATTAAACTGGAAAAGGATTTTACACTATTAAACTAG
- a CDS encoding DUF5009 domain-containing protein, which yields MNQLPLRILSIDVLRAITMLLMIFVNDVAGVSNIPQWIEHTPAAVDGMGFSDLIFPAFLFIVGLSLPFAIQSRKDKGAGLFSISAYIALRALALIVMGFFHVNLENYDRHSALLPYPVYTILITMAFFLIWLDYPENLSKVKKNGLIGLGILLLIVLALLYKGGSATHPEGLKPHWWGILGIIGWAYLVSAFVYLFAKGNLLLLMLAFVAFAAINITTHLGIFKHHLWIIGDASSIVLMLGGALITSMYKKLIGVKKYLDFWILISFYGLLSFTFGMFIRPYAGGISKIYATPAWVFVCMGITILVFELLIYLVDVKQKKDWFKLIKPAGTSTLTCYLIPYLLYALLSLVHFHFPHFMSSGIGGIFRSFLMAFLVIGIVYFLEKKKLRLKV from the coding sequence ATGAACCAACTGCCACTCCGGATTTTATCAATCGACGTTTTAAGGGCCATCACCATGTTGCTGATGATCTTTGTAAACGATGTTGCCGGTGTTTCAAATATTCCGCAATGGATTGAGCATACGCCTGCAGCGGTAGATGGAATGGGTTTTTCAGATCTCATTTTTCCGGCTTTTCTTTTTATCGTTGGCCTTTCATTGCCATTTGCCATCCAAAGCAGAAAAGATAAAGGCGCAGGGCTGTTTTCTATTTCAGCTTACATTGCCTTAAGAGCACTGGCTTTAATTGTAATGGGCTTTTTCCATGTTAACTTAGAAAATTACGATCGCCATTCCGCTTTATTGCCTTATCCGGTTTATACCATTCTCATCACCATGGCTTTCTTTTTAATCTGGCTGGATTATCCCGAAAATCTCTCGAAGGTTAAAAAGAACGGATTGATCGGTTTAGGTATTTTGCTCCTTATCGTGCTGGCATTGCTGTATAAAGGTGGTTCAGCAACACATCCTGAAGGCCTAAAACCGCATTGGTGGGGCATTTTGGGTATCATTGGCTGGGCTTATCTCGTTTCGGCATTCGTTTATCTTTTTGCTAAAGGCAATTTGTTGCTGCTCATGCTCGCTTTTGTGGCCTTTGCAGCCATTAACATCACCACCCATTTAGGCATTTTTAAACATCATTTATGGATTATTGGCGATGCTTCATCAATTGTGTTGATGTTAGGTGGTGCATTGATTACTTCGATGTATAAAAAACTGATCGGGGTTAAAAAATACCTCGATTTCTGGATCTTGATTAGTTTTTATGGCTTATTGTCCTTCACTTTTGGTATGTTCATCAGGCCGTATGCAGGCGGTATTTCTAAAATTTATGCCACACCAGCCTGGGTATTTGTATGCATGGGCATTACCATTCTGGTTTTCGAATTACTGATCTACCTGGTAGATGTTAAACAGAAAAAAGATTGGTTTAAGCTCATTAAACCTGCCGGTACCAGTACCTTAACCTGTTACCTCATTCCTTATTTGTTGTACGCGCTTTTGAGTTTGGTCCATTTTCACTTTCCGCATTTCATGAGTTCGGGTATTGGAGGGATTTTTAGGTCGTTTTTGATGGCATTTTTAGTGATCGGTATAGTGTACTTTTTAGAGAAGAAAAAATTGCGTTTAAAAGTTTAA